A genomic region of Palaemon carinicauda isolate YSFRI2023 chromosome 11, ASM3689809v2, whole genome shotgun sequence contains the following coding sequences:
- the LOC137649457 gene encoding protein FAM133-like: MGVRVRMGVRVRVSEIESGSEYLCGRNGRGGETVRDEELLQNLLEQIGETTQEEDEFLPAEGMFQEELEEAEEAFPEELEDGEFLPAEVAFQEFDLPAEQEVEDELEDEKKRRKRKLSKEEISNGKVSKEESSNSEVSKEESSNSEVSKEEMNNRELLKKERINGKLSNKKRSNKKLSKREDRKRQLSKAERKNSNLSKEQSSNEEFSEEEERLDSDIYEVPVHNYYSVLSGKEDMDRSPLKSSSQKSERKTANKKRGRGGRRNRNCRKN; the protein is encoded by the exons gtacctgtgtggaagaaacggaagaggaggagagactgtgagagatgaagagcttttgcagaatcttcttgAGCAAATCGGGGAAACTACCCAGGAAGAGgatgagtttcttccagctgaaggaatgttccaggaagagctggaagagg ctgaagaagcattccccgaagagctggaagatggtgaatttcttccagctgaagtagCTTTCCAGGaattcgatcttcctgctgaacaagaggtcgaggatgaactggaagatgaa aaaaagaggagaaaaagaaagctctcaaaggaagagatcAGTAATGGCAAAGTGTCTAAGGAAGAAAGCAGTaatagtgaagtgtctaaggaagagagcagtaatagtgaagtgtctaaggaagagatgaataacagagagctaTTAAAGAAAGAGAGAATTAATGGaaagctctcaaataaaaagaggagtaaTAAAAAACTCTCAAAGAGAGAGGATAGGAAAAGAcagctctcaaaggcagaaagaaaaaatagcaatcTCTCAAAGGAGCAGAGCAGTAATGAAGAGTTCTCAGAGGAAGAAGAGAGATTGGATTCTGATATATATGAAGTTCCTGTTCATAATTACTACAGTGTGTTGTCCGGTAAAGAGGATATGGACAGAAGTCCTTTGAAGTCGTCGTCACAAAAATCAGAAAGGAAGACTGCaaataagaaaagaggaagaggaggaagacgtAATAGAAACTGTAGAAAAAATTAA